From a region of the Triticum aestivum cultivar Chinese Spring chromosome 7D, IWGSC CS RefSeq v2.1, whole genome shotgun sequence genome:
- the LOC123170226 gene encoding 6-phosphogluconate dehydrogenase, decarboxylating 1: MALTRIGLAGLAVMGQNLALNIAEKGFPISVYNRTTSKVDETVQRAKLEGNLPLYGFHDPASFVNSIQKPRVVIMLVKAGAPVDQTIATLAAHLEQGDCIVDGGNEWYENTERREKVMEERGLLYLGMGVSGGEEGARHGPSMMPGGSLEAYQYIEDILLKVSAQVPDSGPCVTYIGKGGSGNFVKMVHNGIEYGDMQLIAEAYDVLKSVGKLTNGELQQVFAEWNKGELLSFLVEITADIFSIKDDQGEGYLVDKVLDKTGMKGTGKWTVQQAAELSVAAPTIEASLDSRFLSGLKDERVAASKIFQGDYSSGETVDKAQLIEDVRKALYASKICSYAQGMNIIKAKSTEKGWGLNLGELARIWKGGCIIRASFLDRIKKAYDRNGELANLLIDPEFAQEIMDRQAAWRRVVCLAINNGVSTPGMSASLAYFDSYRRDRLPANLVQAQRDYFGAHTYERVDMPGSFHTEWYKIANSKI, encoded by the coding sequence ATGGCTCTCACCAGAATTGGTCTTGCTGGCCTCGCCGTCATGGGGCAGAACCTTGCCCTCAACATTGCGGAGAAAGGCTTCCCCATCTCCGTCTACAACAGGACCACCTCCAAGGTCGATGAGACCGTTCAGCGCGCCAAGCTAGAAGGAAACCTTCCTCTCTACGGTTTCCATGACCCTGCATCCTTCGTCAACTCCATTCAGAAGCCACGTGTCGTCATCATGCTTGTCAAGGCCGGCGCTCCGGTTGACCAGACTATCGCCACGCTCGCAGCACACCTGGAGCAGGGTGACTGCATCGTTGATGGAGGAAACGAGTGGTACGAGAACAcggaaaggagggagaaggtgatggaggagcgtggactCCTCTACCTCGGGATGGGTGTTTCCGGAGGAGAGGAGGGTGCCCGCCATGGCCCCTCCATGATGCCTGGAGGCTCGCTGGAGGCATACCAGTACATTGAAGACATTCTTCTCAAGGTGTCTGCTCAGGTCCCTGACAGTGGCCCGTGTGTCACATACATTGGGAAGGGTGGATCCGGAAACTTTGTCAAGATGGTTCACAATGGCATTGAGTATGGTGACATGCAACTCATCGCTGAGGCGTATGATGTTCTCAAGTCGGTTGGCAAGCTCACAAACGGTGAGCTGCAGCAGGTTTTCGCCGAGTGGAACAAGGGTGAGCTCCTCAGTTTCTTGGTCGAGATCACTGCTGATATATTCAGCATCAAGGATGACCAGGGTGAAGGCTACTTGGTCGACAAGGTCCTGGACAAGACCGGGATGAAGGGAACTGGGAAGTGGACAGTGCAGCAGGCTGCTGAGCTCTCTGTGGCTGCTCCTACCATTGAGGCATCCTTGGATTCCAGGTTCCTCAGCGGGCTGAAGGATGAGCGTGTCGCGGCTTCCAAGATCTTCCAGGGTGACTACTCCAGTGGCGAAACTGTCGACAAGGCACAGCTGATCGAGGATGTGAGGAAAGCCCTCTACGCCTCCAAGATCTGCAGCTACGCCCAGGGCATGAACATCATCAAGGCCAAGAGCACGGAGAAGGGATGGGGCCTCAACCTCGGCGAGTTGGCCAGGATCTGGAAGGGTGGGTGCATCATCCGCGCCAGCTTCCTGGACCGCATCAAGAAGGCCTACGACAGGAACGGTGAGCTCGCCAACCTCCTCATCGACCCTGAGTTCGCGCAGGAGATCATGGACAGGCAAGCCGCATGGAGGAGGGTCGTCTGCCTCGCCATCAACAACGGCGTCAGCACCCCTGGCATGTCCGCGAGTCTGGCCTACTTTGACTCCTACCGGAGGGACAGGCTTCCTGCAAACCTCGTCCAGGCCCAGAGGGACTACTTCGGGGCGCACACCTACGAGAGGGTTGACATGCCCGGCTCCTTCCACACCGAGTGGTACAAGATCGCCAACTCGAAGATCTAA